One Oryza sativa Japonica Group chromosome 8, ASM3414082v1 DNA window includes the following coding sequences:
- the LOC4344870 gene encoding uncharacterized protein isoform X1 yields the protein MKPPRMLRAAAETEQGNGNDGNGAENGNHDENEVEVEPPVEDEVAGERMMVNDANKPSLVKGTVYPDMKVFRLAVRQFAINEEFELWVKATDRKKYVGACKGASDSPWHVNGRRQADERTVMVTKFTNHHTCTSSGRRKTTTPTSAWVASKAIHILGTDSGMGPKELQKRLQEDQKCKINYDTVAKGRSLAMIQLHGSWEENFHMLYRWRAAVMERSPGSVIEIDTVEVDGKVYFNRFFCAFSPCITGFLTGCRPYLSVDSTALNGLWKGHLASAIAIDGNNWMYPLAFGFFDAETTDNWTWFMIQLLKAIGKVSPLAICTDACKGLEIAVHRVFPWAEHRECFNHLMQNLIKKYGGSVFQEMYPAARSYRAQVHEECMDTIKKACTDVALWLDTCHKLIWYRSGFNAEIKCDYVTNNLAECFNNWIRDIKALPICELADTCREMIMTLWNRRRRIGNKFTGTILPANLHQLRARTRGLGHLSVVHADITTAEVWDNSSSHARHVVRTHEQSCTCQEWQHTGKPCRHALAVITS from the exons ATGAAGCCGCCGAGAATGCTCCGAGCGGCGGCTGAAACTGAACAGGGTAATGGTAACGATGGCAATGGTGCTGAAAATGGGAATCACGATGAAAATGAGGTTGAGGTTGAGCCTCCGGTCGAGGACGAGGTTGCCGGAGAAAGAATGATGGTGAATGACGCGAATAAGCCATCCTTGGTCAAAGGAACTGTGTATCCCGACATGAAGGTCTTTAGATTGGCGGTTAGACAGTTTGCCATCAATGAGGAGTTTGAACTTTGGGTAAAGGCGACAGATCGTAAAAAATATGTAGGAGCATGCAAAGGGGCAAGTGATTCCCCTTGGCATGTGAATGGGCGTAGACAGGCTGACGAGCGAACCGTAATG GTGACAAAGTTTACTAATCATCACACGTGTACATCTAGCGGTAGAAGGAAGACTACCACACCAACCAGCGCCTGGGTTGCTTCCAAGGCCATCCATATCCTTGGGACAGATTCAGGTATGGGCCCTAAAGAACTGCAAAAAAGGTTGCAAGAGGATCAGAAATGCAAAATCAATTATGATACTGTGGCTAAGGGTAGGAGTTTGGCTATGATCCAATTGCATGGTAGTTGGGAAGAGAATTTCCATATGTTGTATAGGTGGAGGGCTGCAGTCATGGAGAGGTCCCCAGGTAGTGTTATTGAGATTGACACTGTTGAGGTTGATGGGAAGGTTTATTTTAACAGATTCTTTTGTGCATTTAGTCCATGCATTACTGGATTTCTAACTGGATGTAGGCCATACCTTAGTGTAGACTCAACTGCCCTAAATGGTTTGTGGAAAGGACATTTAGCATCTGCCATAGCTATAGATGGAAACAACTGGATGTACCCTCTTGCTTTTGGTTTCTTTGATGCTGAGACTACTGATAATTGGACCTGGTTTATGATTCAATTGCTTAAGGCCATAGGAAAAGTATCTCCTCTTGCAATTTGTACTGATGCATGCAAAGGACTAGAGATTGCAGTGCACCGAGTTTTCCCTTGGGCTGAACATAGAGAATGTTTTAACCACCTTATGCAAAATCTAATCAAGAAATATGGTGGATCTGTCTTCCAAGAGATGTATCCTGCAGCTAGATCATATAGGGCACAAGTGCACGAGGAGTGTATGGATACAATTAAGAAAGCATGCACTGATGTGGCTCTCTGGCTTGACACTTGCCATAAATTGATATGGTACAGGAGTGGCTTCAATGCTGAAATTAAATGTGATTATGTCACTAACAATCTTGCAGAGTGCTTTAACAATTGGATCAGAGATATAAAGGCCTTACCTATTTGTGAGCTTGCTGACACATGTAGGGAGATGATAATGACCCTGTGGAATAGGAGGAGAAGGATTGGAAATAAATTCACAGGTACAATTCTACCTGCTAATTTGCACCAGTTGAGAGCTAGGACTCGAGGGTTAGGCCACTTGTCAGTTGTGCATGCTGACATAACCACTGCTGAGGTTTGGGACAATAGTAGCAGCCATGCTAGGCATGTTGTGAGGACACATGAGCAGTCTTGTACATGTCAGGAGTGGCAACACACTGGCAAGCCTTGCCGACATGCCTTGGCAGTGATTACCTCCTAG
- the LOC4344870 gene encoding uncharacterized protein isoform X2 translates to MKPPRMLRAAAETEQGNGNDGNGAENGNHDENEVEVEPPVEDEVAGERMMVNDANKPSLVKGTVYPDMKVFRLAVRQFAINEEFELWVKATDRKKYVGACKGASDSPWHVNGRRQADERTVMVTKFTNHHTCTSSGRRKTTTPTSAWVASKAIHILGTDSGMGPKELQKRLQEDQKCKINYDTVAKGRSLAMIQLHGSWEENFHMLYRWRAAVMERSPGSVIEIDTVEVDGKVYFNRFFCAFSPCITGFLTGCRPYLSVDSTALNGLWKGHLASAIAIDGNNWMYPLAFGFFDAETTDNWTWFMIQLLKAIGKVSPLAICTDACKGLEIAVHRVFPWAEHRECFNHLMQNLIKKYGGSVFQEMYPAARSYRAQVHEECMDTIKKACTDVALWLDTCHKLIWYRSGFNAEIKCDYVTNNLAECFNNWIRDIKALPICELADTCREMIMTLWNRRRRIGNKFTGT, encoded by the exons ATGAAGCCGCCGAGAATGCTCCGAGCGGCGGCTGAAACTGAACAGGGTAATGGTAACGATGGCAATGGTGCTGAAAATGGGAATCACGATGAAAATGAGGTTGAGGTTGAGCCTCCGGTCGAGGACGAGGTTGCCGGAGAAAGAATGATGGTGAATGACGCGAATAAGCCATCCTTGGTCAAAGGAACTGTGTATCCCGACATGAAGGTCTTTAGATTGGCGGTTAGACAGTTTGCCATCAATGAGGAGTTTGAACTTTGGGTAAAGGCGACAGATCGTAAAAAATATGTAGGAGCATGCAAAGGGGCAAGTGATTCCCCTTGGCATGTGAATGGGCGTAGACAGGCTGACGAGCGAACCGTAATG GTGACAAAGTTTACTAATCATCACACGTGTACATCTAGCGGTAGAAGGAAGACTACCACACCAACCAGCGCCTGGGTTGCTTCCAAGGCCATCCATATCCTTGGGACAGATTCAGGTATGGGCCCTAAAGAACTGCAAAAAAGGTTGCAAGAGGATCAGAAATGCAAAATCAATTATGATACTGTGGCTAAGGGTAGGAGTTTGGCTATGATCCAATTGCATGGTAGTTGGGAAGAGAATTTCCATATGTTGTATAGGTGGAGGGCTGCAGTCATGGAGAGGTCCCCAGGTAGTGTTATTGAGATTGACACTGTTGAGGTTGATGGGAAGGTTTATTTTAACAGATTCTTTTGTGCATTTAGTCCATGCATTACTGGATTTCTAACTGGATGTAGGCCATACCTTAGTGTAGACTCAACTGCCCTAAATGGTTTGTGGAAAGGACATTTAGCATCTGCCATAGCTATAGATGGAAACAACTGGATGTACCCTCTTGCTTTTGGTTTCTTTGATGCTGAGACTACTGATAATTGGACCTGGTTTATGATTCAATTGCTTAAGGCCATAGGAAAAGTATCTCCTCTTGCAATTTGTACTGATGCATGCAAAGGACTAGAGATTGCAGTGCACCGAGTTTTCCCTTGGGCTGAACATAGAGAATGTTTTAACCACCTTATGCAAAATCTAATCAAGAAATATGGTGGATCTGTCTTCCAAGAGATGTATCCTGCAGCTAGATCATATAGGGCACAAGTGCACGAGGAGTGTATGGATACAATTAAGAAAGCATGCACTGATGTGGCTCTCTGGCTTGACACTTGCCATAAATTGATATGGTACAGGAGTGGCTTCAATGCTGAAATTAAATGTGATTATGTCACTAACAATCTTGCAGAGTGCTTTAACAATTGGATCAGAGATATAAAGGCCTTACCTATTTGTGAGCTTGCTGACACATGTAGGGAGATGATAATGACCCTGTGGAATAGGAGGAGAAGGATTGGAAATAAATTCACAG GAACCTAG
- the LOC4344870 gene encoding uncharacterized protein isoform X3 produces the protein MGPKELQKRLQEDQKCKINYDTVAKGRSLAMIQLHGSWEENFHMLYRWRAAVMERSPGSVIEIDTVEVDGKVYFNRFFCAFSPCITGFLTGCRPYLSVDSTALNGLWKGHLASAIAIDGNNWMYPLAFGFFDAETTDNWTWFMIQLLKAIGKVSPLAICTDACKGLEIAVHRVFPWAEHRECFNHLMQNLIKKYGGSVFQEMYPAARSYRAQVHEECMDTIKKACTDVALWLDTCHKLIWYRSGFNAEIKCDYVTNNLAECFNNWIRDIKALPICELADTCREMIMTLWNRRRRIGNKFTGTILPANLHQLRARTRGLGHLSVVHADITTAEVWDNSSSHARHVVRTHEQSCTCQEWQHTGKPCRHALAVITS, from the coding sequence ATGGGCCCTAAAGAACTGCAAAAAAGGTTGCAAGAGGATCAGAAATGCAAAATCAATTATGATACTGTGGCTAAGGGTAGGAGTTTGGCTATGATCCAATTGCATGGTAGTTGGGAAGAGAATTTCCATATGTTGTATAGGTGGAGGGCTGCAGTCATGGAGAGGTCCCCAGGTAGTGTTATTGAGATTGACACTGTTGAGGTTGATGGGAAGGTTTATTTTAACAGATTCTTTTGTGCATTTAGTCCATGCATTACTGGATTTCTAACTGGATGTAGGCCATACCTTAGTGTAGACTCAACTGCCCTAAATGGTTTGTGGAAAGGACATTTAGCATCTGCCATAGCTATAGATGGAAACAACTGGATGTACCCTCTTGCTTTTGGTTTCTTTGATGCTGAGACTACTGATAATTGGACCTGGTTTATGATTCAATTGCTTAAGGCCATAGGAAAAGTATCTCCTCTTGCAATTTGTACTGATGCATGCAAAGGACTAGAGATTGCAGTGCACCGAGTTTTCCCTTGGGCTGAACATAGAGAATGTTTTAACCACCTTATGCAAAATCTAATCAAGAAATATGGTGGATCTGTCTTCCAAGAGATGTATCCTGCAGCTAGATCATATAGGGCACAAGTGCACGAGGAGTGTATGGATACAATTAAGAAAGCATGCACTGATGTGGCTCTCTGGCTTGACACTTGCCATAAATTGATATGGTACAGGAGTGGCTTCAATGCTGAAATTAAATGTGATTATGTCACTAACAATCTTGCAGAGTGCTTTAACAATTGGATCAGAGATATAAAGGCCTTACCTATTTGTGAGCTTGCTGACACATGTAGGGAGATGATAATGACCCTGTGGAATAGGAGGAGAAGGATTGGAAATAAATTCACAGGTACAATTCTACCTGCTAATTTGCACCAGTTGAGAGCTAGGACTCGAGGGTTAGGCCACTTGTCAGTTGTGCATGCTGACATAACCACTGCTGAGGTTTGGGACAATAGTAGCAGCCATGCTAGGCATGTTGTGAGGACACATGAGCAGTCTTGTACATGTCAGGAGTGGCAACACACTGGCAAGCCTTGCCGACATGCCTTGGCAGTGATTACCTCCTAG
- the LOC136351073 gene encoding putative F-box/LRR-repeat protein 23 — translation MEPVPVPEPPAEMRDWSELLLDALSVVFTKLGAVEVLIGAGLVCHSWLDAAKVPELWRTVDMAVLYRDMGSKNLGILTAMGKRAVKRSNWQLEVFKGRDFITNQLLKYVRRRSPCCLKSLHLESFTKLITKSPLLEDLVLNYCQSIRGDVYATVVEACPRLKRLEVRRRLGWWDDDDMLLTIAAMHGLRRLTLEGVRVRSRELTAIVDGCPRLELLDVSECFLRRDIVVDGALPAKCASIKTLKLPLFSDVDAAAAATAADDDGIF, via the exons ATGGagccggtgccggtgccggaACCGCCGGCGGAGATGAGGGACTGGTCGGAGCTGCTTCTGGACGCGCTCTCGGTTGTCTTCACCAAGCTCGGCGCCGTCGAGGTCCTCATTGGCGCAGGTCTCGTGTGCCACTCATGGCTCGACGCTGCCAAGGTGCCTGAGCTGTGGCGAACCGTGGACATGGCCGTGCTCTACAGGGACATGGGCTCGAAGAACTTGGGCATTCTGACTGCAATGGGGAAGCGGGCTGTGAAGAGATCTAACTGGCAGCTCGAGGTGTTCAAGGGTAGGGATTTTATTACCAATCAGCTCCTCAAGTATGTAAGGCGCAG GTCGCCGTGCTGTCTGAAGAGCCTTCACCTCGAGTCATTCACCAAGCTGATCACCAAGTCTCCATTGCTGGAGGACCTCGTGCTCAACTACTGCCAAAGCATCCGCGGCGACGTCTACGCCACCGTCGTCGAGGCGTGCCCGCGGCTCAAGCGCCTCGAGGTACGCAGGCGCTTGGGTTGGTGGGATGACGACGACATGCTGCTTACGATCGCGGCGATGCACGGGCTGCGACGCCTGACGCTCGAGGGCGTCCGCGTCCGCAGCAGAGAGCTGACGGCCATCGTCGATGGCTGCCCTCGCCTGGAGCTTCTTGACGTGAGCGAGTGCTTCCTGCGGCGTGacatcgtcgtcgacggcgcccTGCCTGCGAAATGCGCCTCGATCAAGACGCTCAAGCTGCCCTTATTCTCTGATGTtgatgctgctgccgctgccactgctgctgatgatgatggtATATTTTGA